In one window of Lynx canadensis isolate LIC74 chromosome B3, mLynCan4.pri.v2, whole genome shotgun sequence DNA:
- the SAMD15 gene encoding sterile alpha motif domain-containing protein 15 → MCVMAEVPEYYDSGSDEGDLEYEDLKLPRSLKMAQDGEVDTTAEVGLELQIDQEPQPEAEEEDLKLGAPENVYLHLKPTSMSEEEIPRESEIDLSSKTDPGMSREAQSETLRKMEELFQDLDVLMHDKEEPGLESPEEAKLDLREDVLIELAEETYLELPKETKGASISETNLELPEETKLEVLEDSLRAQYEETGLETSEQTKLEFPSEKPRKSIEEADLQPPEVTTPEIPKEAQRESPREDRTEPSEQAKPELPGGKPRETEESGLEPAEETKTEAPQEIQRKATEEKETDPPQQTKAEFPKEKPRNSTEEAGPQPPEETKSEIPEEDGRKSTEEKQTEPPQQTKSKFLDQKPTKSSEETQRKSTEEKVLEPLEVTKSEFPEEKSRKSIKETGLEPSGKTKPEVQEEILRESTVKKVLEPLEDTKSSGQNDKQRKSTEEIGLAPPQKIKSEETVREPTEEKGLEPPGQTKPKFPKEEPRKSTEETGQVLPQKTKPEVQEKTQTEEATEKDLELPDKAKLPLRKETHVEFSKEDWPELVKFKQSVDKDQLEYSDYQTRTWSVKESKKAKRDSMFGSPTISEIDSISTSYEFSKEHNGLFEITDTSSDFYAYVSDYQRDLGEPFGEIVEDLSPELKELAHKDEETSPKESIELQFEYLKWSPEKVAEWISKLGFPQYKECFTTNFISGRKLIHVNCSNLPQMGITDFEDMKVISRHTRELLGIEEPLFRRTITLPYRDNIGLFLEQKGHTGVKSDSLTLSEFVQAAGLQDYAPKVTAPEKNEALYYTEP, encoded by the exons ATGTGCGTCATGGCTGAAGTCCCAGAATATTACGATTCAGGCTCGGATGAAGGAGACCTGGAGTATGAGGACCTCAAACTGCCTAGGTCACTTAAAATGGCTCAAGATGGCGAAGTTGACACCACGGCAGAAGTAGGCCTGGAGCTACAGATTGACCAGGAGCCACAACCAGAGGCGGAGGAAGAGGACCTCAAATTGGGGGCGCCAGAGAATGTATACCTACACCTAAAACCGACCAGCATGTCTGAGGAAGAGATTCCCAGGGAGTCAGAGATAGACCTTTCTAGCAAGACTGATCCAGGGATGTCCCGGGAGGCACAGTCAGAAACACTCAGAAAGATGGAAGAGCTCTTCCAGGATTTGGATGTCCTTATGCATGATAAGGAAGAACCAGGCTTAGAGTCACCAGAGGAGGCCAAACTAGATCTTAGAGAGGATGTACTCATAGAGTTGGCTGAGGAAACATATCTGGAGCTACCAAAGGAGACCAAAGGGGCCTCAATTAGTGAGACTAATTTAGAGTTACCAGAAGAGACCAAATTGGAAGTTCTGGAGGATTCACTTAGAGCACAATATGAAGAAACAGGTCTAGAAACTTCAGAGCAGACCAAACTTGAATTTCCGAGTGAGAAACCAAGAAAATCAATTGAAGAGGCAGATCTACAACCGCCAGAAGTGACCACACCAGAGATTCcaaaagaagcacagagagagtcACCTAGGGAGGACAGGACCGAACCATCTGAGCAGGCGAAACCAGAGTTGCCAGGAGGGAAACCAAGAGAAACTGAAGAGTCAGGTCTGGAGCCCGCAGAAGAGACTAAAACAGAGGCTCCacaggaaatacaaagaaaagcaactgaggagaaagagacagacccaCCTCAACAGACTAAAGCAGAGTTTCCAAAGGAGAAACCAAGAAATTCTACTGAGGAGGCAGGTCCACAGCCCCCAGAAGAGACTAAATCAGAGATTCCAGAGGAGGACGGAAGAAAATCAACTgaggagaaacagacagagccaccTCAGCAAACTAAATCAAAGTTTCTAGACCAGAAACCAACTAAGTCTAGTGAAGAGACACAAAGGAAATCAACTGAGGAGAAAGTTCTAGAGCCACTAGAAGTGACCAAATCAGAATTTCCtgaggaaaaatcaagaaaatcaatCAAGGAAACAGGTCTAGAGCCATCAGGAAAGACAAAACCAGAAGTTCAAGAAGAGATACTGAGAGAATCAACTGTGAAGAAAGTTTTAGAACCACTAGAGGACACTAAATCATCAGGTCAAAATGATAAGCAGAGAAAATCTACTGAGGAGATAGGACTAGCACCACCACAGAAGATCAAATCAGAGGAGACAGTAAGAGAGCCAACAGAGGAGAAAGGTCTAGAGCCACCAGGACAGACTAAACCAAAGTTTCCAAAGGAAGAACCAAGAAAATCAACTGAGGAAACAGGTCAAGTGCTGCCACAGAAGACCAAACCAGAGGTTCaagagaagacacaaacagaGGAAGCTACAGAGAAAGATCTAGAGTTACCTGATAAAGCCAAACTACCACTAAGAAAAGAGACACATGTAGAATTTTCCAAGGAAGATTGGCCAGAACTAGTTAAATTTAAGCAGTCTGTAGACAAGGATCAGCTAGAGTACTCTGACTATCAAACAAGAACGTGGTCggtaaaagaaagcaagaaagctaAAAGAGATTCTATGTTTGGGTCTCCCACAATAAGTGAAATAGACTCAATAAGTACAAGTTATGAGTTCTCCAAAGAACATAATGGACTGTTTGAGATTACTGATACCAGTAGTGACTTCTACGCATATGTCTCAGATTATCAGAGGGATTTGGGGGAGCCTTTTGGTGAAATAGTTGAAGATTTGTCCCCAGAGTTGAAGGAACTGGCACACAAAGATGAAGAAACCTCGCCAAAAGAAAGTATAGAGCTACAATTTGAGTATCTTAAATGGAGCCCAGAGAAAGTTGCAGAGTGGATTAGCAAGCTAGGCTTTCCTCAGTACAAG GAGTGTTTTACCACAAACTTCATCAGTGGCCGAAAACTCATTCATGTAAACTGCTCAAACCTCCCTCAGATGGGGATAACAGATTTTGAGGACATGAAG GTAATTTCTCGGCATACACGGGAGCTACTGGGAATTGAAGAGCCATTATTCAGACGCACCATCACCCTTCCCTACAGGGACAATATAGGCTTATTTTTAGAGCAAAAAGGTCATACTGGGGTAAAATCTGATTCCTTGACCTTATCTGAATTTGTGCAAGCAGCAGGATTACAGGACTATGCTCCAAAAGTAACTGCCCCTGAAAAGAATGAAGCATTGTATTACACTGAACCGTAG